From the Theobroma cacao cultivar B97-61/B2 chromosome 2, Criollo_cocoa_genome_V2, whole genome shotgun sequence genome, one window contains:
- the LOC18608995 gene encoding probable methyltransferase At1g27930, whose product MKREEIVRNRNFLADKRWFLPIAIAAFIAGAIIISSFIKTADYSLLCSLANSRSQAVADYSATPIQLQAIIHYATSRIIPQQSFAEISITFDVLKKLSPCNFLVFGLGYDSLMWTSLNPRGTTIFLEEDPKWVQTVLKDAPNLHAHAVKYRTQLQQADDLLSHYQSEPSCSPSEAYLRGNEKCKLALTGFPDEFYETQWDLIMIDAPRGYFAVAPGRMAAIFSAAVMARNRKGSGVTHVFLHDVDRRVEKVFAEEFLCRKFLVKSVGRLWHFEIPSAANMSSYDGARFC is encoded by the coding sequence atgaaaagagaagagattgtGAGGAATCGGAATTTCCTCGCCGATAAGAGATGGTTTCTCCCTATCGCTATCGCTGCCTTTATTGCAGGAGCGATAATAATCTCGAGCTTCATAAAAACTGCCGATTATTCCCTCCTATGCTCTCTCGCCAACTCCAGATCCCAAGCCGTGGCTGATTACTCCGCTACGCCGATCCAACTCCAAGCCATCATCCACTACGCTACGTCACGTATCATCCCGCAGCAAAGCTTCGCCGAGATCTCCATAACCTTTGACGTCCTCAAGAAACTCTCTCCTTGCAACTTCCTGGTCTTTGGGCTTGGCTACGACTCCCTAATGTGGACTTCCCTTAATCCACGTGGCACGACCATATTCCTCGAGGAGGATCCGAAATGGGTGCAGACCGTGCTCAAAGACGCTCCAAACCTCCACGCGCACGCCGTCAAGTACCGTACGCAGCTCCAGCAAGCAGACGATCTGCTCTCCCATTACCAGTCGGAACCGAGCTGTTCTCCATCGGAAGCTTACTTACGAGGCAACGAGAAGTGCAAGCTAGCCTTAACGGGGTTTCCGGATGAGTTTTACGAGACGCAGTGGGATCTGATAATGATCGACGCACCGCGGGGATATTTCGCTGTGGCACCAGGTAGGATGGCGGCGATATTCTCGGCAGCCGTTATGGCGAGGAACAGGAAAGGATCTGGTGTGACGCACGTGTTCTTGCACGATGTTGATCGGAGAGTGGAGAAGGTATTCGCCGAGGAGTTTTTGTGTAGAAAATTCTTGGTGAAAAGCGTCGGTAGACTTTGGCATTTCGAGATTCCATCCGCTGCTAACATGAGCAGCTATGACGGTGCCCGATTTTGCTAA
- the LOC18608997 gene encoding uncharacterized protein LOC18608997, producing the protein MEGNIQQNLILLEESKDVADGEFDKSILLSMPNSPSQNGRPRSMVIKKAHSVIPAHLVAEAISTLQGLDLRWSGPITPSEMQYVKQYVFAKYPQYCNGLVEDGEKIDLDNLSINEESSENETMTDDKRKSPRIVGSRECFSSSSSITTSLSDIENTQLEPSKLLDILTRKTSFQGNFISIPEIQAQNRALKHCGLSEDEYLVLFMPNYKDAMMLIGESYPFFRGNYYLTIVTEESDYIREFATRRESKVISAPETWLDLRIKGSQLSQNFRRKCKHSPKGLFSYPADVNGTRFSMHWISEAHRNSWHVLLDATGLVFGDGQERLPLALHRPDFVLCTLDNTHAQPSKIICLLVRRTSFDTSSCSA; encoded by the exons ATGGAAGGGAACATACAACAAAACCTTATTCTGCTTGAAGAATCCAAG GATGTTGCAGATGGTGAATTCGATAAATCAATCCTACTTTCAATGCCCAATTCACCAAGTCAAAATGGCAGACCACGCAGCATGGTTATCAAG AAAGCGCACAGTGTAATTCCTGCTCACTTGGTAGCTGAAGCAATCTCGACATTACAAGGCCTTGACTTGAGATGGTCTGGCCCCATAACACCCAGTGAAATGCAATATGTGAAGCAGTATGTCTTTGCAAAATATCCGCAATATTGCAATGGGCTTGTGGAAGATGGAGAAAAGATTGATCTTGATAATCTTTCCATCAATGAGGAATCCTCTGAGAACGAGACCATGACCGATGATAAGCGAAAATCCCCAAGGATTGTTGGCAGCAGAGagtgtttttcttcttcctccagTATAACCACTAGCCTCTCTGATATTGAAAACACTCAATTGGAGCCTTCAAAACTTCTGGATATCCTCACTAGGAAAACTTCCTTTCAAGGGAATTTCATTTCAATACCAGAAATTCAAGCGCAAAACAGGGCTTTGAAACATTGCGGGCTAAGTGAAGACGAGTATTTAGTCCTTTTCATGCCCAACTACAAGGATGCTATGATGCTGATAGGAGAAAGCTACCCCTTCTTTAGAGGGAACTACTATTTGACAATTGTTACCGAAGAATCCGACTATATAAGGGAATTCGCCACCCGTAGAGAATCAAAGGTTATTTCTGCACCAGAAACTTGGTTGGATCTGAGGATTAAGGGATCCCAACTTAGCCAAAACTTCAGAAGAAAATGTAAACACAGCCCCAAAGGCCTTTTCTCGTACCCAGCTGATGTAAATGGGACTAGATTTTCCATGCATTGGATCTCAGAGGCACACAGAAATTCGTGGCACGTCCTCCTTGATGCCACAGGTTTGGTTTTCGGTGATGGTCAGGAGCGGTTGCCCCTTGCCCTCCACCGTCCTGATTTTGTGTTATGTACGCTCGATAACACGCATGCCCAGCCATCCAAGATTATCTGCCTCCTTGTAAGGAGAACATCATTCGATACATCCTCCTGCTCAGCATAG